The following is a genomic window from Brachionichthys hirsutus isolate HB-005 chromosome 10, CSIRO-AGI_Bhir_v1, whole genome shotgun sequence.
CAATTATTCTCTGTAGCAACGCTGCCTGACATGGGACAAACAAtaataaaactagaaagacaatcagagattgcagaccctcgcctccaaaagactattggatcttgtgagacagtaaacagggcttccggatcagaggggccaaacctgctctagcttgctgctcaggaacgtactacaagacaccttctggactctttttcccatcatgccattcgtgtccctccctcttaaagtgacactcccacgTTACAGCataggcacaattccagatgtaataaaaataattctagaatttggatccagatcaacgccattctcggggaggaccgagccacggacagaaccttgcttgtgtaaaaattatTATGTTATAcgcacggacagacagacaaacaaaccgacAAACGAAccaaattgcaataccctcgcctccccttcggcgagggtaacaaatgTCTGCCTGGATCCAAAGAAAAAAGCAGCTACAACATAACAAAGGCGCTGCACTGCTGCATTGTGGGTATTCATCAACCTTCTGCTGAACAAGGGGGCATCCGTGCTGACTGCTTAAATGGtgatcatcttcctcttctggctccGTCCTCAGCATGTGAGATCCAGAATTCTGGTGATGCAGAGgaattgttgtttttaattattattatcacaccCCCCGTGAGCAAGAACATACAATTATAGAAGCCGGGGCTTTGAGAAAGAGGAACTGATGTGAAACGCCGACACTCACGTGTCTGGCCGGAGAGAAGTTCCAATTGCGTCCAGGAAGGTCGGCCTTCGTTCCGTCTGGTTGGATCATCTGACAGGCGGCCAGTCTGAGTCTGACCTGCCTCATCCCTTCCCTGGACTGGAAATACATGGAAATAAATCCTCTTCCAGATTCATCACAGTCATATTTTCATGCACTATTTTGTTACTAAATCGCTTGCATGTTGAGCAACTGGTGTCATTCTAAAGGCGAGTCCGTCTGGGTCAGTGTGCACTTTGAATCCCCCCAGCAAACACCAGATCAATACAAATACAGAATGTTTAATGCTGATACTGTGTGtgatttaaaacattaaaacaaataaaccaagAACAGAAAATAATGTCAGACACCTCTGAAGCCCGATACGTGCGGAGCTGGACATTTTGCAGATAGCGCCAAATAACGATGTGATATTTGACAAAATCAAATATCACAAACAATACTTTTCACAAATGTACACACAAGAAACTAAACAAAAGATATATCACATCAAATACACTTGACTAAAACTTCTGATTATTGATAACCTCCTGACCTCGGGAGAGGCTGCGTGCCGTGCAGCGCCTGAAGGGACCGGCTTCTCCCCGTCCCGCTCAGGGTTGGGCCTCGCCTGATGCGGCTGGAGTGGAATCCTGCCGTGAGGTTTCACctgtacagaaacacacatcagTCCGGCAGGGGACAACAGCAGAAAGGTCACCTAGCGGCACGTCAAACAATCGGTCACTTCATTGAATAGAGGGTgaaaactaaccctaaccctaacctcagtgaaaacatacattttaaaaatgcttcaCCGTTGGGTGCCGTCTCCTCTTGCTGGTTTGAGCTTGGTGTGCCACACGATGGCGGACATCATCGTGAAAACGCTGAAGgttctcttcatcctccctcctcttcactgCTTGGATTTCCTCAGTCAATGAGGCGAGAGTCTAAATGAAGACAAGGGAAGGCTGGTTAAAGCACGTTAGAGCCAATCAGGTCTCCATATTCACTGGACAGTGCCGGATAATATAGAACAGATTTGTATTTGTACCATACAGAATGTAACATTTTaacgtatacacacacatacacatgtatttgtatatacatgtatatacaatatatacatatatacacataggCTATCGGCAAAATTAATTTCAAGTCATAAATATGTCATATAATTTGCTATATTAGCGATGCGTCCTTGTTAGTCGCCTACGTTTGGTTATTGCATTGTGAGTgaaacaaaaatgtatattttgtgtGTATGACTTTTATATATGTGATTGTGAGGGattaaacaaagaggacaaaaactTCCTCAACACCAATGACGGTCTCCAAGGAGCCCGTCAAGTCACGCTGCTTCCGTAGCTAGGAGGAGTTAGCTAAGCTTAGCTGCCAAACTCACACACGGGTGCTCCGAGAAATCTTCACCGCCCTCCACCCAAATTCCCACCGCCGCCACAGCCTGGTTCCTCCCGGCCAACACGTTGCTAGCTCTGCAGGGCATGTGCTTCTGACTCCGGCTGCCTGAAGCAGTGTGCCGGTCCTTTGACAACATTACAAGCCAGCTAGCAGGCCCGGCCTTTGGCTAATTCAGGATGATGCTAACTCACAGGCCGAGTTCTCGCCATGGTACTCAGTTACTGGGTTAAAATTACAACGGTTTTGTCCCAAGGTGCTTCTTACGTTGATATACAGTTTCacgacaaaaataaatagattaaaaacaacaacaaaacaatgaaaacgAAAAGTCTGTACTCCGAAAGGGATTCGGTAACTTTGGCGATTTGAGTTTCGCTCAATCTCGACCTTCGTCTTCTTTGGGTTTATTATCCTCGGCGTATTGCTGCCCCCTCGTGGACAGGAGGAGAAGTTGAGAAACTTCATGTCAGAAACGCAGGAATGTATTAAATCAGCTGAcctatttattcattcattcattcatccattcccTCCGCCAAGGCGTAGGATATGTAATCGAAatgtatctgtctgtctgtctgttattGATAACCCAAAaaggtctggacggatcttgattaaatcaAATCTGAAAATGGCTCTTGCTATAACTTGGATCGCactaaattttgagagcgatttGGATACCCGctagataaaaaaaactaaaataaattaatctggattttctcatttaaagaTAAACCATCTCTCATGgttgctttatttaaaaaaatcctatcttgtcaatatgtattcaattcactcaccaaaaatcacagttatGAAGGGGTCCAATAtacactatcatgcaaaatatcttttggatctgatccagaatgaagtcagaaaaaaatattacattttaacattgaaaactcatttatggattcaaaaatcagttaaaaatcaactccaattcacttttacttttcatggttggtgtataaagataccaagaacaatctagaacctcttGAGAATTTGGAATTTGCACACAGTCCAGACCCAGGGTCTCACAGAGCACAGCCAatattttgatttaatttatttatcgcatatttaaatacatttctgtcaTCTTTGTTAATTTTAAACTCAATGCTGCACTAAAGAAGTGACTGACAACTATATAATTGTGTGCCTGCCAGTCGAGATGCAAACTTACAACATGAACTATGAAGAATTAAAACAGTGGTCATAGCCTCCGGTCAGACTGGGGAGAGTGCGTGTCTGTTCAGCTCGccaaataattaaaacaaagctatttcaatgtaatgtctttattaaaatcacattttaccACAGGAAAAAAAGGATTAATTTGCagtgcagagaaacatttcagataTAAAGATTGCTCTGAATGTTGGCGGTTCTGACAAATTTGTGGAGGACGTCTGCGCTCGGAGAAGGGTCCAACTGTGGAGAGAAAAAGGGAAACGCTTGAGATGCAGTGAACAAAGGGTCCTTCTCACTTTCTTTTGCCAACACATGAACCTATGAGCACGGGAACAGACTCTATTATGACCGACCTGCCTTCATCTTATAAATCTATAGGATCAATAAGTTATCCTGGAACAGCAACACAGAATGAGGGGAAACTCTCAATGGGGTGCAATTAAAGGTCTAACTTCGTaccatccaaccccccccccccccccagcacactGCTCGCCGCTGTTAGCGCTGCCGTCTGtcgaagttaatctcataataaaaccacattttagattacagtaatactgtatataatttattatatcattatgtgtgtgtctgtatagcAACTAAAAACGCTTTGTTCCATTGCTACTAGCTTTGAttcgagtgtttttagacggtcggaacggattaaattgtgtTCAGTTATTCTATATGGGGAAAAATAGAtttgagtgatttgagttacgagctcggtccaggaacgactcgcactcgtatgtcaaagtatTACTGCATAACTGAACACTCGCTCTCATCCAATCAGATGGTCAATAGTCCCCTGAGATATAAACAGAAGCGCTTACCAGTACAGCGACTCCAAGCCTGGTTAGTGCAGGCTTGTAGGTCGCTATGGTGACAGAGTCTGGGCCAATGACATCACTGTAACACTGGTAAACAATGGCGGGGATACGGTGGATTTCACAGTGGCTCATTACTGGtaacacagagaggaagaatgCACGGTTCATCAGATTGAATGAAGACAGAGTGGCATGCAACGGGACGCCCTGACAGTCCGTCGTGCTTCTCTGGATTCTCAGCACcttcaaacacacactggcACTAAAACGACCCAATCACGATGCGAGACGGCGTTTCTCAGTGCGTGGAGGGGAGCTTAATGGAGCTGAGCTGGCAGACGCTTCGGTTTCATCCTGCTTAAATGCATCGACGTTCAGTGTTCAAGGACACAGCAGGACAAGAAGAGAATCTATCATGGGGGcccttttaaatgtttgcatcCAGGTAAAAATCATTTCTCTTTGTCTCGTTACTGAAGGAGAAACTGTTGCCATCCAGCTGCAGCAATCACAAAGACAAGGAAATCTTCAGTCTGTGTTCTGTTGAAAAACTAGAGAGGCTCGTCTGAAGATGCTTCATGCCGTCGTCTCTGCCTGCATCAGAAACGTGAAGGAGGAAACTCGTGCAGCCCGTCGCTCTTCAGTGAATTGTATCTGGAACTTTTGGCAGGAAAGGTCCAATGCCAGCCTGGAATTCTAGCGATTTATCTATTGTTTAGTGgataaaacacatttgttgaagATCTGGTATCAGTAATTGTGTCTGACCTTCatgtacatgtttttttttttctttcattaaaacAATTCCaagttgttttttaatccagagtttgTGGTCTCCATTTGTCAAATCATTTCTATTGGCTTCATTGCCTGGTTTTCTAGCTTGTCACCACACATagtgcagagcggacttggtgcacgAGTCACCTGTAGATTAACCCACATTTTAAAGTACGACTCCTTGTTtgttaaaagacaaaataaaactccCCTCAGAccctaataatcaatacaatggaaatgacattatttactgtatttattctttctggTAACAAATGCCTGACGTTACGGGCACCTCTGAGCCGCACCAGAGTCGTACCTGCAGCCGGAAGTCCAGTAACTATGTTGGGCTGCTCCAGCGAGCAGCAGACGGGCTGACCGCTGTAATCTCTGCTGTGGAGGCATCgcaggaagggggcggggctacagctCAGCGAGTCGGCCGTCTTGTACTCGGCCACTGAGCTGTCCGACAGCACCGTAACATTGAGCCCTCTGTGCTGCAGACAGTCGAAGACCTGCAGGAGGCAGAGAAACACAGTGAAGCCAAAGCACCGTCACCTTTAACCTAAATCTTTGTTTTCGCTGCTGAAAGACAATTacgcaagaagaggaagaagtggTTGAAGTTTTACACTCCACTGAACAAACAACTAGACTTCCAGAGTCGGATCTAAATTGTTTTATCATCATTACAAAAGGATTTTGAGCTGCTTTATGTCCGAACACAGCCCAATGGACGGTCGTCTGCGGAAGCTCTCCGTTTTCTCTGCattgaattaaaataatttctaaTCCCGCTGgtattgtgctttttttttttaaaaagtaccTTTTCCGTCCACTGGAAAAGTTGGTCCTCTGAAATGTGGCAGGTCACCTGGCATATCAGGACCTTTAGTGAAAGGAACACAGGAGAGTTGAAGCCGACATCACGAAACTAAACGGTTGCCCGGTTCCTCGCCGGTCGAAGCTGTTGGAAAAAAGCTCAGAGGAAATCTGGTAGGAAGGTGGGAGACTACAAGGTCAAATGGAAGGACATGCTTTGGTCTTATGAGACAGTAGAAGTTATGTTTGGAGAACACCAAACACTGCACTTCACCACATACACCTCGACGTCTGGGAATGGATCAGttgaccactagatgtcactaGAGCTTACACACAGAATCTCTCATTCACATTGCTTAAATGGACCGTGCGAGAACGTGGACGCAAGCTGCCACTCACTGACGGGTTGTCCTCCTGCCTGTAAAGAACGCAGGCGGACTCGTCGCCGGTTCTCCCACTTGGAGCTCGGCTCCTCTCGTTCCACACCGACGCACGGCCCACTGCCTCCCAGGCGGCATAGCTGAGGACGTACACGGAGAGAAACCCTGTGGAGACGGAACCACAGCTCACACGGAGCAGGAGATCTTATCTTCAAGCTTCATTTAATTACGTTCAGCAATGGGACCAGAGAGGGTCCCACCAGAGATGGTCCCCCCCCTCGGACAAGATGCCAGTTCGCCTCTACTTAATGTTTCGGGCGGTGGGAGGAAGTTTGACCACCTGGAGGGAACTCACGCAGACGCCGCTGGAGAAATGGATTTGAACCAGGGAACCTCCCGAGCTGCGAGTCGGCGCTGTGACCCGCTACGTCATCATGCTAACCCAGAACTAACGCCTTATTATCAATGAATGCGTTAACGGAGGAGATCTGCCAACAAGGCATGAGCATCAGCGCCGACACTGCGTATCACCACAGGGAAGAAAATTCACGTGAGAAATCCTAACTCTTAAGGGAATGATTCCTCTCTGCAAGAAAAGTATTTCATAATTACTAAAAACTAGAAATCCTTTACCAGAAAGAAGAATACACTCGCGCTATTCCCGTCAGAGGAAAAGTACTTTCAAGAGTAATACTGGCAAATACATTTAGTCTTTTGTAGGACAGAaatctccttcctctctgtaGTTCAGTGTCTGTGCTGCAAACCGATTATATTAACATATTACCAAACATTCATCTGGCATGTACGGAcggggttcctcccacctccagaaataTCCAGCAGGACTAACTGGACTGCGAGCGAGGACGCTgacgacttgtccagggtgtccacTTCCCAGTCACAGTCAGATGGGGAGGCCCGTGCCCCTTCAATAAATATGTTTCTCCCTTAATTCCATCGCCGCCAGGGATCAGACATTTCGGACAGCGGTTCAGATATCAGGAAGACGCGACGGATGTGGGCGTGATGCAAGCGCAACGTCCGGGTCTCACGTCTGCACAAACCGAATTCCACACGGCCGAGGCCAAAACGTCCAACGAGACGGGATCGGAGAAGCTCCGGTGAAGACAATCTAGGGAGTCGGTGCTCCCGCcgccagcaggacacacacgcaAGCCAATGGCAGCCACTCACTGGAAGCATTGGGTCCCACCGCCAGGATGAAGTCTGAACACTCCAACTTGTTTCCAGACTTCAGCGTCTCAGAGACTTCAGGGCTCCAGTGCAGATGAACCTCCCTGACGGACAGCGGTGAGGGCGAGAGAATAATGAGCAGACGGAAACAGGCCAGAAGAACACGCTTGAGGTTTGTGTGGATTTCAACACGCAGGGATGCAGGCGTCGCTAGTGGAgctatttttatatttttattagatTGGATCTTTCGGTCTGACTTTTATTACCGACTCAACCTTTGTctaataatatttaatcaatGTGGCCAAAAAGACAGAACATCCTCCATTGGATTGCCAATGTACATTTATAAGAGTAATGTATTTAGGATCACCTTTAGTGTATTCAATGTACTTTAATTCTGTACTCCAATGAAGCTAATTTAAGGATGGATAATAATCATTAGTAGTGCAGGTCACACCTCCAGTGCCCCCATTCACCCAGACTCACTGCATTGTAACTGGTGCATTGGAATTCCACTGGGTTTTTACCATTTAAAATCTGTAACATGGAATGAGCAACATGAATGACTGTGGTGGCATGTTTAGGTTTAAACCTAATCCTGTGGCATTATTCTGCGAAGTGTTGAGGCCCCCTGATTGATAAATGGGTTTGGTAAATAAAATGATTCGAAATTGAGAGGAACATTCTCACATACAATGTCAAGTGTGTAGAATAATTTCGTCACTGCAGTCGACGTTTTAATCGACTATAATCTTTCCACGCGTTCTGACACTCCGCTCGCCTTCATGCTAGGCTAGCTGACTAATGCTATTTACCGCTTTTCCTCGAGTTCCCTGCGGATTTGTTCATCTTCTTCGTTTTCGCTTAagtcctcgtcctcttcctccaccgcCCGGGAAAACACCGACAGAACTTCACCGAAAAACGTCGCCATCACTGACGGAAACGCAGATTAACACGAAAGTTCAGTTTGGGTTTTATCTGCGCGGCCATGACAGACCGACGTCACTTCCGCCGACATCAGCCCTTCATAATAAAACTCCCAGACGAGTTGGGCTTGAGTCGGGAAGTGTAGGGTCACTTGTTCAAGTCCCGTCCCAGACAAAATGTAGAGTAtgggctggtggctggagagcactgccgaggttcCCATCATTTCTGACCCCATCTTTTACACTGGTATCACATTAGGTATTATATGAGCAGGGACAAAGTTCACAGCAGTGGATGACAACGTACTTTATCATGCATATGGACCTGACATGAACCTATGAGCACATTCACCCTGATACTATAGAAACTCCTTCATCTGAGCCATTCAAATGCACAGAGAAGTGCAACATTATAGTGTCCCTGTCAGAAGCCGATGGACTTCTGCCTGAGCTGCTAACTTAAATCAATGAAGGATGTAAGGCTCCCCACTGGATTCACATGCGGTGTGGTTACACTTGACTGATGATCAACATAAGATTGACAAGATAGAAGATCAATTGCACACACACTATTTGCACATTTGGTCGGTTGCACCTACattttcaagattcaagattcaagatactttattatcattatgcgaacataataaaattgtgtgaaggcccacggctttgCACATACACCTGTCCATACACATTCTAGTTAGTCTACGTTTTATCcacttgtattttattttgcacattttattttcctgtactattattattattattatttatttgtatttatttgtacttttatttttcttctattaTCCAATCCTGGCATTCCTCGTGGGCAGCAAAGTAAGAATTTCATTTTACATGGAACTCATTTTTACTTCTGTGCATATGACATTAAACACTTTGAATCCTTGAAGATTGTTGACATGCTATTTTTGGCTGGGAGCCAGTCAGAGGTAAACTTGACACACACTtccaccctcctataagacgaacatgggtaaatcatctttttacaatactgccacccaagggtggagctgtttgactcctgccctcaaaacatgcacctctttggcctcattcaaaacggccctaaaaatacatctttcaggggggcagaaacggagatagtcatcacaactctctccggatcaatcccccccccccccctttttttttagtccacctacgttgcacttattaagtgtctttgtaatgtattgttattttgcatcaagttagtaatttaatattagtcttatttgtattgttaaatgtcgatgatttatgtactaaggactttcaacagaaacaacaccgcaagggctttattgaaatgctcctcttagacaggatgtttgactgtacttgtactgtaatacatgctactgtttgactgtacttgtattctaacattctatctaataaatatattcatcatcttcatcagcttttcATGCATAATTAACAGGAGTGGAAGAAAGCATACAATCGTTTAAGGAGGCTGGCATTTCATCTCTTGTTTGGACTGCTAGCCGGAAATATGAGCCAAGTCGCGTTGAGGCAAATTGGCTTCAAGTTGACTACAGAATATCCATCCAGCCTATTGTGTTGTATAATGCATTTCCCTGCAAGCTGTGCCGCAGGAGATGAGggacaaacagaaatgtgatgACATAGCACGGCcgtaaaaatatttcattgtcACCGGAAAATATCTCATGTTGGAACGACAAATTGGAGAGCGGTGGAAAGCCTGGAGTGGAATAGAGATTACCAGTGCAATGCAATAACGAAGCAGGAGCCCATAAAATAACAGCAGAAGGGGTTCCTGTCACAAAAGGGAGCAACATGCTAGGAGGACGCTTCAGGCTGCCGTTAATATAATTGATGGTAGGAGGAGAAATGAGAGTGTGTTCAGCAACAGGACCAACCTATTCCTGACCATTAaaacacaggacaggacagTATGAGGGCATCCAGAATGAGCCTGTCAGTGTCTtggcccagcagcagctgagcatGGTGATAATCACTCGCTCCATCGTTCTGTCCGTCCTACACCTGGGTCAAGAGCAACAGATCGCTCCTGCCGGCCAGATTGCCATTCTGGTTCGTAGAGACATTTTAATGGACTGTGGCgccattacaaaaaaaaaaggcagcctCCCTTTCGTCCACCTCCTCTTCTCATTTTCACCCCAACAAATGTACAGTGTATATTATTTCTTTTCAAGATACGCAAAGGTAAGcatttttatatacagtattctTTGGAATTGCACAACAGGGGCTAAAAGTAATCCTGCAAGTCACAACACAACTTAACACAGCTAGCAGCATCACACTAAGCATCGGCATGGAGGTGCATGTAGTCCATAGCGGTTAAAAAATGTTTCTGTACACTCTTCCAGCCACTCGGTCCTTCCTCTCCGTGCGTGCTCATACTGAAAGATGCCGTTATCAAAATATGTGGCTGATCCTGCACGCTTTAAACCCTGAGACAGAggccggtcccccccccccctcaggacaCCCAGGCATAAGCTGAGTGATGTCATTTATGCGGCTCACTGCAGCGAGGACAGTCCAGACAAAACAACCACTCTATAACTGATGGCACCTCAAGACAAGCCCGTCTTCACAAGGACAAGGGCCATTCGTTCAGAGACGTGGCGTCTTTGCCGAGGGTTAGGGCTTTAGAGAGGGGTTAAAGAAGCCGTCTGCTTCAAACTGGAGCAGACATCCCCCCAACAGAGGAGGACGCCTTCGCCATCAGCTGTCTTCCACATGCAACAGAGATTTGGATTCCCTCCAAAGGAAGCTGAAACCTCGTCTACATGACCGTTGGGTGTAAACCACACAGCCATCATCCAAACGACTGCCAGGTGACCAACCTCCCAGGCCTGGGAGACTACGGCCCATAGGTGAAACGTATATGGCTCTAATATTGACCTATTGACCCTAACCCCTCCCACTAGGTTAAACATCATGGACCTTCCCAAAACCCGGTGAGAACTGAAGaacgtcttcaagcttttcctatAAGTTCAGTTGACTTCATTCAACACGTCTGCGGTGACCTGGATGACAGAGACGTTTAAAATATACAGTAGAAAAGATTTCAGTTCTGAGGTCCAGATGAGGACTGATTCAAAACTTGTCTTTCTAAGCCTTTGTAAACGTGAAATATCAATATATGATTAGATTTACCGGTACTCAGCAAAACTCTCGCCCTTCTGGAACTCATCTTTACTATGATGGGGTGCCATACAGCAAacatatgttgttgttgttgttgtttttatctcaTATGGTGTAATGAAGTCCGACTACCATATTTGTCTACGAGATAAGAGTCAGAAATTCTTTACATTCTATATGcagacgcacaaaaaaaaaaactgtagtTACATGAGACCTTTCAATGTTCAACAAAACCCGTTTCAAGAGGGAGCCTCTCGAGAATTCTTACACAATGCAGCTTATTCGTCAGACCACCTACTCAAAGTCACTCCAAGGGGCAATTTATATCGTTCATTCCAGC
Proteins encoded in this region:
- the psmg1 gene encoding proteasome assembly chaperone 1 encodes the protein MATFFGEVLSVFSRAVEEEDEDLSENEEDEQIRRELEEKREVHLHWSPEVSETLKSGNKLECSDFILAVGPNASRFLSVYVLSYAAWEAVGRASVWNERSRAPSGRTGDESACVLYRQEDNPSVLICQVTCHISEDQLFQWTEKVFDCLQHRGLNVTVLSDSSVAEYKTADSLSCSPAPFLRCLHSRDYSGQPVCCSLEQPNIVTGLPAAVMSHCEIHRIPAIVYQCYSDVIGPDSVTIATYKPALTRLGVAVLLDPSPSADVLHKFVRTANIQSNLYI